A window of Nitratireductor kimnyeongensis genomic DNA:
AGAACGGGCACGTGTTCTCCTATCTTCGCAAGGGCTCGGCTGCGAGCCGTATCACCCCGCGCGACCTTCCCCGCAGCGCCATCGAGAACGCCGACATTCTTCACTTGTCCGGCATCTCTCTGGCGATCAGCGCAGAAGCTTGCGACGCCGCCTTCGAAGCGATCGACATTGCGCGCGCAGCTGGAACCAAAGTTTCCTTCGACACCAATCTGCGCCTGAAACTGTGGCCGCTCGAGCGCGCCCGCGCGCTGACCGAAGCCGCCATGCGCAAGGCCGACATCGCGCTTCCCGGGCTGGAAGACGCCGAGCAGCTGGTCGGCATCAGCGATCCGGACGCCATCGCCGATCACTATCTGTGTCTTGGCGCCGGCATCGTCGCGCTGACGCTCGGCAAGGATGGCTGCCTCGTCGCCACGCCGGACGAGCGCCGCCGCGTGCCCGGCATCAAGGTCAGCGCTGTGGATGCCACAGGTGCGGGCGACACGTTCGATGGCAATTTCCTCGCCGAGCTCAACCGGCATGGTGATCCGTTTGAGGCAGCACGCTTCGCCAATGCGGCCGCTGCTCTGTCCACACAGGGTTTCGGCGCGGTCGCCCCGATGCCCATGCGTGAGGCGGTTCTAAAGGCACTCGCCGACGCGGCCTGAACTACTCCAGGAAAACATCCACGCTGGCGGTTCGTCCAGCCGCGTCGATCACCGTCAGGGTCGAAGCGCCGCCGCCATCGGGCATCCAGCTTGCCCTGCGGCGGCGATAGGCCTCCGGCAGCGGCTCGCCATTGGCCAGCCAGCGAAACGGCGCGCGGCCGCCATTGATCTTGAGCGCCAGCGGCATGACCCGCGCGCCGCGCGCAAGCCCCACATCGATGCGCGCGCCCTGCGGCGGAAACACGATTTCCGGCGCGGGCTCCACCGGCGCGCCGGCGCGAAATCCGCCACCATCAGCAGAAAACCGCCGCATGGGAAACGGAAGATCGGACGCGGCAAGCCGGATCGCCCCTGCCGGCGCAGGCGGGAATGGAACGATGCCCACGCCCGAGCGCGAAAACGCCTCGAACAGAATGGGAGCGGCGGCCAGATAGCCGGTCAGCCCCGGCACCGATCCGCCATCGGGTCGCCCGGCCCAAACACCCAGCACATGCCGCCCGTCATAGCCCACCGACCACGCATCGCGGTATCCATAGGACGTGCCCGT
This region includes:
- a CDS encoding sugar kinase, with protein sequence MSDPKIICMGEPLIEFNQVDATGHYLFGHGGDTSNCAIAAARARASVGFFSGLGADEFGDSLMQLWADNNVDASHVLRNPDAHTGIYFVSHGENGHVFSYLRKGSAASRITPRDLPRSAIENADILHLSGISLAISAEACDAAFEAIDIARAAGTKVSFDTNLRLKLWPLERARALTEAAMRKADIALPGLEDAEQLVGISDPDAIADHYLCLGAGIVALTLGKDGCLVATPDERRRVPGIKVSAVDATGAGDTFDGNFLAELNRHGDPFEAARFANAAAALSTQGFGAVAPMPMREAVLKALADAA